From the genome of Rana temporaria chromosome 8, aRanTem1.1, whole genome shotgun sequence:
AAAACACATGCTTCAAACACAGCCTTTTCATACTCCAATGAAAACTTTGCAGTGGTCTCTCTGTTAATGCAGTATATGTTACCCTCAAATAAAGCACATCTAAAGGGAATTTTGCTGCCCGGAAAGGTTGTTGTGTATTCAGACCACATCTTGCCCATTGTGTTGTATTTCAGAATATTAACAGAAGAGTCCTTATGCATGTCAAATCGATAAAGGATGTTGCCAACTGCTACCATGTCACAGGAACGGCCCTTACTGGCATTAAAAGGGCATTCTACCCACTGATCATGAGCAGGGCTGTACTTTAATAGCCGATAAAATAAATGTCCTCCTGAGATATAAATTTCTCCACCGCATGCTGCTGCTTCGTGAGCCACAGCAAACGTGCCCTTAGGAAGAGGCGCTACAAAGGTCCATTTGTTTGATCTCGGGTCATATTTCTCTACCGTATGCAAGCACTCCCCTCCAATGGCATAAAGGTAGCCATCCAATGGGATCAGCTTCAGTTGGGACCTCCCTTCATTCATTGGGGACAGTTGGGTCCAGATATCAGTAAGAGGATTATAGCAAAATAATTTATCAGAGCATGTTAAACCTTCAGTGGTCTCTTGGAGTCCTCCTGCAATGAACAAATAGTTGTGCATTGAGCAAATACTACACCCCTTAAGACAAGCCTCTTCTGGGATGTTAGTCACATGTTTCCACTTGTTTGTTTTATTATCTAGCGAGTAAAGATGAGTTGTATGCTCAGCTTTTTCCACTGGACACGGGATATATTTATTTAAGCAAAATATGCTCTTCGTTTCCACCACACAAAGTGAAAATTTGCCCCTCATTCGTAGTTGAAGAATTCTTTCTCTTTCTAAGCCAGTTAATTGACCATAAACAGCTGAGTTTTTAAGTACATTGAGGTAATTGTCGCTAATTACTGTATAAGCTGCTTTAAGAAGTTCCTGCACTCTGTTTTTTCTGGCTAATTTTAATAATTCTAGACAATTTCCCAATGTCAGATGAAACCTTATAGCCTCCCCAGTACTCTGCAGACTTTTTGGGATGCGAATGAAACTTCCTCTGGCTACTTCTTCCACTGGTCCATTCTCAGACGGCAGTTTGGATGAGTAATACTCTGTCAGCAAGCATAACATACTTTGAGCTTTGGTTTTTAAAGTGGGTTCTTGATAGGAATGTCCAGAAAGGATGTTGTCACAACTCTTAGCCATTAATGGCTTTTTCTTTACCATTCTCCATTTTGATTGGTATTCAGGTAAAATAAGTTCTGGATTTTCTGCTATAGTGGACATAATTTTTTCTCTGGAATCAGCTCTCTTTTCAAGACACAAATTTGTTACATTATTATCTGTCAAAAGCATATTTTGATCTTGTGTAGAACTTAAATTAGAATCACAACACATTGGGTCATTTTGCTTGTCCTTTGCAAGATGTTTTGTGCAGGAACTGAAGGTGTCACCCACACTAGAGGGTTGCTCGTCCCTGTCTATACTAAAACATTCTTGGAAACCATAATTTTCTCCATTTGTATTATGTTGTGCTATTTGtacagtattattttttttcatcatcgAAGGTAAAGAAACATTACTGTCCTTGAAAAAAGTTGTATTTTCCCAATTAGACTCTGTAGTAAGAAACACAGtgttcagcagactggaacaaGGTTCAGATGCCAATGACATATTGTCTTTACTGCAATGATCTTCTTGTATTTTTGAagaatcatttttttcattttcatctgTAACCTCATGATTGATATCTAGATATCCATTTGTAatgacattactgccttcctGATGTTCGGCTGTACATGTGTGCCAATTTTGGTCATTTATTGATTTTACACCAGAAATAAACTCACATTCATTCATCACTTTTGAACTGATTGTTCCAATTGACGTAGATTCATTCATATTATTCTCAAATGTAGTCATTACATATGCTGCATTGTTGGTTGTACAGTATAACCCAATACTTTCCTTATTATCATCATCAATATCCTCATGTTTTTTTTCGGATTTAAGATTTGTTGATAAATACTTAGCAACCCCAATGTTCTTTAAAACAATAGACATTTCTTCTGCATAGAACTGATGTTTATATTGCTTTCCTAGAATATTAAAGGATGCATTAGGGTCCTCTAAATCCAAGGGATACATCACGGCAGTTTGTGCAGAATTATTATATAGAGTGTTGGCCCTCCATTTTTCTGACATTGGTAGGATTTCTTTATTGTTGGGATAACAATAAGTGTTGTCTGTCATGTTTTCTTCCTTTGGATTTATTGTGCCACACTGTGATGTTCCTTGAAAACTTTCCTGAGCTTCATATCTACCAGTGTTCGCATCCATGGGTGTAACAAACTGTCGGGAGTTACTTTCTTTATTAGGCATAATTTTTTCTAGTGAAGGGACACTATTTTTAATGTCATTGTCATCATCATTTGTGTTCTGTACTGCATCTTCAATGCAAAGTTTCAGATCCTCATTTGGTATTTTACAGTCGGTCAAATTAAGTTTCTCTCCCTCATCTGATTGGTAAATGTTTGTATCTTGAGAGTCCATTTTATTCTGCAGTGTTGCATGTTGTTTAATATCTTTACAGACGCCATCAACTGAAATGACATTTGCATTTGCTGCACACAAGGCATTTTGGACATGTGAAAGCATTTCTGTACAACGAAAGGTTTCATTTTCAACTGCAGAATTTTCAGTGACTTGTGCAGCAATGTCAGATATCACAGGGACACTATGACAATTAGGAATGCGTATATCAGTTCTAATACTCATCTCTGTTTCAGAAGCAAATGGATTACAAAGTACTTTGACTATCTTTTCCTCGCTGATTCCTGTACTAGTGACCAATATACTATCTTCATTATTATCATCAATAACCAGATTGTCTATATTGTATTTCAGCTGTTCTGgagttatatattttattacatttatttccgAATCACAGTTTTTTTCATTTGATCTATTGACCAAATTCTGTCCACCACAACCTATGCTGACAGTACTGTGCTGTACAAATGACTCAGCAACAGGAATATCCTGGCCACTCAGCTTGTATTGACTTCCTGAGCACCTTGTATTCAAGTCATCATTATACTTACCATCGCTTGAACGTGTTCCAAAGCTGTGCTCAAGCTCCTGATTGCTTGCTGAACTTTCAAAGAGCAAACTATCACATTTGTGTGTCAGACAGCCAGAAAACATTTGATCCTCTGTAGCATTAGTTGAACTGCCCCATGTTGTTGCATTAAGAACTGAAGCATTGCAGCCATCCTCTGTTTGAATGAAGTCACTATTTGCTGGAGATGCGGCCACCATATTTAACTTGCAGGCAACTGATGTTATCTGATTTGTTCTCTTAGGAGAAATAGCACAATATAAGTTGATCTGTTGACCATTTTCTTTTTCAGAGGTGGTGCTTTGAGAAATACAAGATGTTTCTGTTGGACCTCTGTAGTACCCAAAGTCATGACAATCCTCTAGTAAAAGATTTGCCTTTTTTCCATCCCCATCACTGACCTCTAGTGGGTTTGTATTCTTTACGTGGACTCCATCAAATATAAGGCCACCATCACACGTTGTCTGTTCATCTTGAATTGTTAAACATAGGTTGTTCTTCAGGTCTGCTTCACTACTTTCAGTCTTTTCCTCCTTAGTGTCATGTGAAATAAACCATTTAATAACCACTGCTGTAGCAGCCGCCAATGCCAATGTCCCCAAGGCACGAACAAGCGTTGGGATATCCTGGCTTGACACAGAGTCTTTTTCACTCATAACTGTAGATATGAGTATTGCAAGAGGCAAGACTGATGAGTTCTCCAGACAATCCTTATTTCTGTAAGTTCAGAACTTAGAAATCAAACCTTGGATGCCATTCACAGGTCATTCCATTTGTTAgttctgttggaaaaaaaatatcttcATTGTCACAGAACTCTGCTGACTGTTGCCTCTTGTTGCTTGCAGCGCATCTCtgttaatatacagtatctctcaGTTAAGCCTCTCAGTTGCTGGCTGCACGCCACTGGTAATGTGATCGAGAGAACAGCTTACTTAAGGTAGATCTTTGCATACACCTCCATCGCTTCCATGACAAGCAGATTGTATAGTTTATGTTTTTGATTAAATAATAAGGCTTTATGTGCAACAAAAGAACCATTCTGTAGCACTGAACTGCATAAATTGCAGCTTTCATTAATAGCTCATACTGTACATTCTACAGCAATGTATGACTcagaattatattttatttttagtgccATGAAAAGTACACTCATACATTAGGTTATGCAATGAATTTGTGCTTGTATTATTGGATAAGATCAAATTAATATAAAGCAGCAAAAATATTTTGTTAAAGTAACTTGTCACATCAGCACAATTCAAAAACTAGATGAGAAGTTACCTCTAGTTAAAACTTCATGTCAAAATCACCGGAAAATCTAAAGATACAGGTATCCTATATTATATGCCTATACTACACCTATACTTttcctttaaggcttcatttccactgacgtttttacagccacttttctgagcgttttttacagcttaaaaacgcctgtccatgttattctatggcatcatgcccacatgaGTTTTTGAGCTTCAAATGGCATAGgcatttttgagctgtaaaaaaaacgcaggaccagggcgttctgaagctccagagtagagctgtaaaaacgccagtggaaattaaGCCTAAAAGTCAAACTTGGCCTCATCCTCTCACCTCCCAAGGATCCATACTGGTCCTTTAGTGTAAAGAATAGCCTCAATAACCAATAGACTCGGGGGGAGAACTCAGAGACAGTCTAATCTGTAttttatcaagtcaaaatttgtttttaaccacAGTTATGTCCCTGAATCTACTCATCATTTTGACATGTTGTTTAAACTAAAAGTAACTTCTGTTTAAGCATTTTTCATTTTATCTTTAATTTGAATTTACGTTAAAGTAAAtcatcttaattttttttgcccaggttTTGACAGGTTTttggtgaagaaaaaaacaacaacaatggcccggattcacaaagcacttacgccgacgtatcttgagatacgtcgcgtaagtgtaactatgcgccgtcgtatctgtgcaccgtgcccacaatctgaaatacgcctaaaaataggcttcctatgaccgacgtaacttgcctacgccgttgtatcgttggcgcatatttacgctgggtgcatttaccactcccattgattttctatgcacatatgcaaatgagggagatacgccgattcacgaacgtacttgcgctctgcgcataatatatgcggtttgcgtaggtcgtacgtccggcgtaaagttattccccatataggaggcgcaactcatgcaaaggtatggaccagggaacacaagccgtcgtattttatgtcgtttacgtagtacgtgaatatggctaggcgaaggttacgttcacgtcgtagatagtgattcaacgtatcttcgGCTGATGTttcaatgtgattctgagcatgcgcacagggatgcggccacgggacggcacatgcgccgttcattttaagtacttctatggcgcttggcccatcatttgcatggggtcacgcctcattagcatggctcacgcccacttccacctacgctggcttacgccgaggaaacccagcgtatatttaagagcgagtgggagcaattgctttgtgaatccagtgcttgcctctgtgtgctGCGCCGTCGTAGCGTCAAAGAGATACGCTAccgtggcataaatatgcgccgatgtatgtgaatccgggctaaTATTGGTAGAATAGGGCAGGCCTTGAATGCCTGTCAGGTATTGACTGATCTGTAGTATCTCAGAAGGGAGACTATCCTCCACCACTTGCATAGTCACAACAGGCTAAGAGATCAACTGAAAGCTCAATTGCTGCTGTCACTTCCTATTTGAAAATTATACATACCTGTGGCTAATAAAGTGTGAACAGTGCATAGACATACAAAGGCTTATTTATTAAATGAGCTGaacattttttctcaaaaaattgtAAAGATAGTCACTTTAATTGTGCAATTATGTGAATTATCTGTTTGTATAATAAAGTGACTATTCACACAACTTATTGAGTGGAGATTTTCATCTCCTTTAGTAAAGCACAGTCTCACAGTATCAAACACACTCAAGTGGAATTTCTGTTGTAATATATGGGGAACTAGGATGGAGTGAACCTTGGCTTGATCGTGGGCCTAATTGTTATCAGTTTATGACCCATCAAGGTATCCATTTTACCCAACTGAAAAATGTGAGAAGTTGGCTTTTGACATCTGAATAGTTATTATGGACAATGAAGATACTGGTTCTTTACTtctgttttaaagcagaactaacccCTCttggccatcttggcctctgtttgatcctTAACTGCCgtaatgctgcacatgtgatcatttatgatcatttgatggtttgacagtttggttgagagcacaattaATGTGACAAttacatttctggcacgtgcCAAGGATGTTACTGTTCTTTGAAACtgtgtttagttctgctttaatgccaAAAGGCCAAATGAAGCACAATTTGCGGCAGGAAGGAAACTGCAAGCCACTGAGGACAACATTATTTGGTAATCAACAGTGTCAGCATTACTGTACATCACTTTTTTAACTGTATTATTGGGCAATTATTGAGGTAAATTTCGCAGATGGGCATTATGCAGGGCATCTCAAGTTGTGTGCCTACAGGCTTCAGCAATGGAAATCTGGCCCTGGTCATAAATTATTGTTTTATGACAAAGCAAATCTTGATGTGTGTTTCATTGCTTGCTATGAATAAACCGATTTTTGTCCATGCTTTGTAGCAATCGGAGTGTTTTTTTAAACCCCAAAAAACATCTTTCGCCTTCATAATGACAGAACATGTGAAAAAGACTTCAGCAGCAAGATCTCTGAGccacactaaggccttgtacacactgccagacatgtccgatgaaaatggtccgcggaccgttttcatcggacatgtctgctgggatgttttggtctgatgtgtgtacacaccatcagaccaagatccccgcggacagagaacgcggtgacgtatacgacaccgacattctctgacgcggaagttcaatgcttccacgcatgcgtcaaatcaatttgacgtatgcgcgggatttcgggccgctggttatacgtcataaccagcggacatgtccgatgagtcatactggccatcggacatgtccgacggacatggttccagcggacaagtttcttagcatgctaagaaacttttgtccgctggaaacctgtccgctagcccaggaatccggtccggtaggccctacacacggtcggacatgtccgtggaaactggtccgcggaccagtttcagcagacatgttcggtcgtgtgtacgaggcctcagagttcccAATTCATGCTCCGTTATTGTATTTGCGTGGCATTCTCATTCCCTTGCTGATAATTTTCTTTAGTTTTAGATTATGGAAAAAGCATGAGGAATGCAAAAATTccttgtgcacacgatcggaatttccgatgaaaaaagtcagacggaattttgtcatcggatattccgaccgtgtgtgggccccatcggacttttttcatcggagtttagaaatagaacatgttttatttttttaacgatgggaaaaatcctatcagaaattctgatcatctgtgtggaactctgacggagaaaaaaacactgatgctcagaatcaagtcgacgcatgctcagaagcattaaactAGTGTTTTACCTCACCAcgctttggacggtcggaatttggtctgacagtgtggaatgcaagacagcttgaacggaattcggacggaaaattccatcggattttaacccatcggaaattccgatcgtgtgtacagggcatacgaAATTTAGATGACCAGTTTTAGTACAGAGTCAATGTATCAATGTTAAGTGGAAAAATCCTTTAAAAGTCAGTAAttacagtatatctaaagccaaaacattaCAGTATTTTTGATTTAGTAGAGAAGGTAGAAAAcctcttgtttttttcccatctgagTCTTATTAGATGGATCTCCCCTCCTGTCCTGTAGACCCAACAGGatttgataaaatattttttacagtgtGAGGGTTATCCCTTCTTAGCAGTCATGGGAACAAGTGTatccactggaagatttcccctctaaacTTGTTCTACTAGCAACTctagcaagaatttttttttaatgccctgtacacacgatcggttcgtctgatgaaaacggaccaatggaccgttttcattgggcgaaccgatcgtgtgtgggccccatcgttttttttcccatcggtgaaaaaaaatagaacctgttttaaatgtttcttatg
Proteins encoded in this window:
- the LOC120947037 gene encoding uncharacterized protein LOC120947037; translated protein: MSEKDSVSSQDIPTLVRALGTLALAAATAVVIKWFISHDTKEEKTESSEADLKNNLCLTIQDEQTTCDGGLIFDGVHVKNTNPLEVSDGDGKKANLLLEDCHDFGYYRGPTETSCISQSTTSEKENGQQINLYCAISPKRTNQITSVACKLNMVAASPANSDFIQTEDGCNASVLNATTWGSSTNATEDQMFSGCLTHKCDSLLFESSASNQELEHSFGTRSSDGKYNDDLNTRCSGSQYKLSGQDIPVAESFVQHSTVSIGCGGQNLVNRSNEKNCDSEINVIKYITPEQLKYNIDNLVIDDNNEDSILVTSTGISEEKIVKVLCNPFASETEMSIRTDIRIPNCHSVPVISDIAAQVTENSAVENETFRCTEMLSHVQNALCAANANVISVDGVCKDIKQHATLQNKMDSQDTNIYQSDEGEKLNLTDCKIPNEDLKLCIEDAVQNTNDDDNDIKNSVPSLEKIMPNKESNSRQFVTPMDANTGRYEAQESFQGTSQCGTINPKEENMTDNTYCYPNNKEILPMSEKWRANTLYNNSAQTAVMYPLDLEDPNASFNILGKQYKHQFYAEEMSIVLKNIGVAKYLSTNLKSEKKHEDIDDDNKESIGLYCTTNNAAYVMTTFENNMNESTSIGTISSKVMNECEFISGVKSINDQNWHTCTAEHQEGSNVITNGYLDINHEVTDENEKNDSSKIQEDHCSKDNMSLASEPCSSLLNTVFLTTESNWENTTFFKDSNVSLPSMMKKNNTVQIAQHNTNGENYGFQECFSIDRDEQPSSVGDTFSSCTKHLAKDKQNDPMCCDSNLSSTQDQNMLLTDNNVTNLCLEKRADSREKIMSTIAENPELILPEYQSKWRMVKKKPLMAKSCDNILSGHSYQEPTLKTKAQSMLCLLTEYYSSKLPSENGPVEEVARGSFIRIPKSLQSTGEAIRFHLTLGNCLELLKLARKNRVQELLKAAYTVISDNYLNVLKNSAVYGQLTGLERERILQLRMRGKFSLCVVETKSIFCLNKYIPCPVEKAEHTTHLYSLDNKTNKWKHVTNIPEEACLKGCSICSMHNYLFIAGGLQETTEGLTCSDKLFCYNPLTDIWTQLSPMNEGRSQLKLIPLDGYLYAIGGECLHTVEKYDPRSNKWTFVAPLPKGTFAVAHEAAACGGEIYISGGHLFYRLLKYSPAHDQWVECPFNASKGRSCDMVAVGNILYRFDMHKDSSVNILKYNTMGKMWSEYTTTFPGSKIPFRCALFEGNIYCINRETTAKFSLEYEKAVFEACVFSKVPTSGAGSPHPTVLCLCGSVSQTPV